DNA sequence from the Thunnus albacares chromosome 22, fThuAlb1.1, whole genome shotgun sequence genome:
aaaacttccagtTCACCTTTAGTTGCTACTTTTCTTTACCCCTTCTCCACTAAATTTGAGCTAAGAAGAACTTAAACTGCAAACAAAAATGCTGAGGTATTGGATCAGAATGAGAATATTCCAGTAACCAATAActcaacaataaatacaatctgTATGGACAATAGAGCACCTGTTTAAATAACCTGCATGATAACATTAAGACATTAAGAATTGTTAACATGTTTTCACTTGCATTTGGTGTGACATTACGTGGCAATGGTTTTTTGAGGTGTGTTCAATCCGCAACATAAGGAAACTGGTTTCTAGATAAAAAGTCACATGAGTCATTTTGTATGTCATGTCAGCCACCTGGCTGTcgttttaaaataacaaaaaatgtggagcatgtgagaaaaaaataatctgacaGCTGTGTGTTAATTTGTCAAAGTGAAgagcacttttttaaaaaatctttcttCACAAAATATCTCAGTAGTCTCTGTAACCACTGTCTTCAGCTTATCATCATTATCCAAAGCAGTAGTATTCATCTGATTCCACCCTGAGTTTCAGTGGCGTTTTGCTGAAAGCGTCGCCGTCAATCACTGTTTTATCCACAAAACAGTCAAGGTCCGTAGGTGAGGGGTTGTCCGGGAGATCCTCTGCGAGCGTGTCCAGGTAACTACCGACGGACAAACCATCTAGCCCGTCGCTGTTGCCATCATTCAAGCTGTTGAGGCTGCCTCGCAGGGAAGTACCGTCCTGGCTGTCTGACAGGCTGTACAAGCTGCCCGTCAGGCTGCCCTCCTGGCTGGCCACGCCTCCTTTGTCTTCTATCATCCAGCGGATGGACTCTATGCCCTCGTTGATTGACATGAGCTGCTGCATCAGCTTCACATCAATGGCTCGCAGGTGTGCCTGTGTGTTAGGGAAATAAACATCCATGTCAGATCGTGGTGTTTAAAGATgatcacacatttaaaaagagagTAGTTACACATTTTGAGAACTAGACATTTTACGGAGAGTTTAGTACCAGACTATATCTTGGCTGCCGTGCAATCAGCGGAGACTCCAGGAAGGCAACacacccagccaagaaatagcaAAGCGGCTGCTGGCTCTAGCCTTGTATATTCAGTGGACAAACAGGAGAgtggtgtcaatcttctcaGCTAATTATTGGCAGGAACCAACGTGTATTTACCAAAATATGTAACTGTAACACAGCTACAACGTGATAGTGTGCCCTCATAAGTAGAATGGAAGTCAATGTAATACAAAACCAGTACCGTTATCATTGCTAGCTATTGTTAGCATCGAGGTTCatagttcattcttgaccttggacaCAGCAGATGTGAAAACAGTTTCatcacaaggtccatttagtagctgttctggtgCTTTCATGCCCCAGAACAGCTATTAAAAGCAAACCATGCCTgtttctcctctgttttctttcactaATATTATAACTTTTGTACTTCATGTGTTCATCTTTtactcttgtgttttttgttaagtgtgtgtgtttttttttattctgtctgtCTCGCCCTGTGTCgtcttgttgtttttattgctaCTGCTGCAGAACCAATTACACCTCAGGGACAAATAAAAGGTCTTGAACTTGAACTTTCGATCACAGCGCGTGTAATTCATCAGGAGATTAAACCTCTGtttttaaactaacacagacaggaagtcctTGAATTACTCAggaaagaaaatggaaagttGAACATCTGCTATTCCATGacaactccatctgctgatgaagatcatgtgatataaTCGAAAGCAGCACAACGGCTACTAAAATGGAGCTTGtggtgagttttttttcttcttcttctctctctctacaatTGTTAGCATTCTTTTGTTCTCTCATGGTCAGAACACTATGTGCTATTTTGCTTAGACTATCAGACCTTCTTGTGAACAAAAGAAACTTAactatgtggaaaaaaaaacgaCTTGTACTGCTCATGTAACAACACGGTCAGGAAACAGCACTCAGGATTTTGAATTATACGTCTACTAAACACAGTATGGCCATTGATTTAACTCCCTGCCACAACAGCCATACCATTGATCGAGGGTGGAAGTGGACAGCCTATGGAGTCATTCAAAGGGACTTCCCTGTGTCGAGCTGGTGACAAACAGCCAGTCAGGATGAAAAATGGTAAAAGGACAGCTGTATAAGCCTGTCACAATCAAAATGCATTGAGGCAGATGAAGGCAGACAGGGCTGGTACAGTGTTCCTGACAGCTGGCTTGATAAAACAGCCTTTCTTTGGAGTGGATTTGCAGCCAGCCTTCATTTAGCTCATACTGCTGCCAGTGTATTTGTTTTGGGAGGATAACCACCcgctttatacacacacacacacacacacacacacacacacacatacatacggAGACCGAGCAGATGGAGTCATATTAGAATTTTAGTCCAAACAGCTATCTTGTGTAAATAAGATGGCACCAGTGGGTCGGTATCACAAAATGAGTTTAGGAAACACAATTAGTGCTGCATGATTTTGTCTGTACTGGGTAGTCATACTGAACCTGCAacaacatgtttaatttatCATATGAAACTAATAAGAGCTGGTCCCTTAACTTTCAGAGAATGGCACCATTCAGGGTTCATTTGCTTATTTAAACAGGCTGTAGATTATTGCAGCCTCtcaaataatgtgtgtgtgtaccagacTCGCGCGCACCAAAACAGAGCAGTCTGATTGGATTAGTGATTGAGCCGGGTAGGGAACCATACAAAACAGGGAAACCCAAGACGGCCCGAATATGAAAAGAAGATACCTGAGAAAGACATCAATAATGGAATTACACTctattatttaaagaaaaacaaattaggttttttttttctcatatcaGCACATTGACAGGCTGTATAATAGTTGGTGAATTTGAGAAGTGGGtgtaaaacaagacaaacaaggCAAAGGTTGTTACCATTAACATGCGCCAGTTACAGGTCTCATTGGCTCTGTCACATCAATGTAAAACTGAAGCTAATCAACACAAAGTCTCTGGTGATGGGTCAGTCTGCTGGCTACCATACAGCCGGAATACAGTCCGCAAAACTCGGTCAACTTGGCCATCTGCTCAGGAATCTTAATACCTTTTGTGACCTTTCTTAAataggggggaggagggggaggttgCTGGGACTCGGGGTCAAACAAGgcttcagttttaaaaaataaagtgtggTATTTTGAGCACTTTAAATAGTGTGTGTTGGCAGATAAAACTATCACGACAAGGTAACGCCACAGAGCACCGGGCAGTTTGAATCACAAGAGGGAGGATCATTCCCTGAGGTGAGGAGGGTTCACCAACAAAAGGTCTGCTCTGACTGtggtgtgtgcaggtgtgaaTGGCTCACACGTACTGACCGGTTTCACGGTGCTTTCTCAGACAATGAGACACAACACCCATTTCTTCAACAACCACATGTTGATACGTGGACCGGTTTTGTATGAAGTGGAGGCATTTCCTGAGTTTCCAAAGCAACGCTAATACAGTTGAGTAAGCATATAGAGGCTATCAAATCCAGTTTACCTGACATGAAACTATTGCAAATGAATGTATAATCATATTCgaggcttttttaaaaaaaattaattcaaatgttTGCGGATAAACAAGCAGCTTAGACACATGTACAGTTAAGAATAAGTGAATACGTGCTTGAAATAAGTTGGTAACTTTGAATTAGGAGGCTGAAACATACTTAATGCAACACTATAACTATGTCCTAGCTATAGAATGTGGTTTATAGATTTATGGCTCTATGACAACTGGCACctcttctttaaaaacagctgctaCTTTCCCAGACTGCTCATTCAGtttaaaataatacagaaaGAGACACTTACCATTTCTTGTTTCAGGAATAGCATTTTGCTCTCCAGTCTTTTCAAGTCCGCAGAATTGGCACGAAGTTTGCCATTCACTAAATGCGGCGCTGCCGCCGCCTTCTCGTGCCTGTCGTGATGTTTTCCTCCAACAAGAGAACGGATGAGACTATCTGGGACTTTCCGACCCAACTTTGTCTCAATGTCCTTCAACTCAGGCAAGACGTTGTTGTCCTCGTCCATGGCGGACTGTCACAAGAGATTATATGTAATGATTTGAGGCAGGCAGAAGAGCTAATTACAGGGCTGCGACCTCGGAGATATTCCCAAATGATTCGTTGGGGGAGACAAGCACGAGCTATATCCAGTGAGGAGTTGTTGCAAAGCGGCAAAAAAGTAGCAGCACGCGCCGTCTCCTCACAACTTTATTCAACTAGCTCGGAGAATGAACTGCAGAGCCATAAACACTTTAACCGCTGTTACACCAACAGACCTCCCATTGAAGCTTCTGACCAGTAGTGAGACGGTTTAACGACAACGTGCTCTCCATAGACCCTCCCACAGGGGAGCTTCCTCTGAAACCAGACACCAGACAGGTGAGGTGACGCCGGGctgttgtggaaaaaaaaatttgccTGTGCACTTGGGAACACATTTTTCAGGAGAGAAATTTGGAACACGGGGATTCCAACCATCGAGACAAATATGTCTAGACccaatattttccaaaatgtattcataatgTGTACTACAGGCTGTTAAATCGggtatgtgtgtctgcacattataaaaaaaatacatgaaaaatcaTGAAGAGACAGTTGCACGTGTCATTACATTACAATATATTGCAATTTGATGagtgaataaatatatttctcatatgtttttagatgttttaatCACACATGTGTGTCAGTGCATAGTAGACATCTGGTGTCAGTGTAAAGTCCAGCAGACCACAACAgaacatttaatcaattaaataatttgGCAAACACCCAGATCCAACATTTTTGGAACacttaaaaaagtaaaaacagaaaaagctttAATGACCTTTTCACATcaattcagttaaaaaaaaaaagacagaaaaagaaaaagaaagctgtAAGAATACACAGATCAGTTAGATCTCAGGATTACAACCTGTTGACACTCTGGATGACTGTGGCTGCATATCTTCTAAATTACCAcccctgttgtttttcttttattttctcttaagTTTTCACTAATTTACAACTCAATATTTTAGATTATGGGGATTAATTTAtctaaatacataataaaaatcAACTAAAAGCATATATGCTTAAGATTGAACTATTGCACCCCCTTGTGGGCATTAAGGCTCTATTAGACATGGGCAGTGTATTTTATAGCTGTTCAATAAtagcagaaaaacagacagtgaTGTTACCTATAAACAAGGTAGAATTGGTAGATTGTCACTTCATGTTTTGCCTGATTTGCATCTTTTaccttattttactttaaatgtattCACAAAGTTACAGAACATCCTTAATCTCTTGTCAGAATCTGAATGCTTCATACTTGATCACCTCTGAAGTGAATCATCAAATATTTAACAGACTTACATAACTCTGCTGACACTGGAACGTCATTTTAAAAGACTGACAAGAATCGGAGTTTAGCACCACCTGGTGGCATCACTATCACGCCAACAATTGGTTTGttcatgttcagtttatttgaacacattttccattttcaaattTTCCCGAAACCTGAAAATTGTGAAGATATGATCCTGACAATTTTTGCAAAGCTGCACCATCAAAGGGTActgcatatatattttttttacgtTTCCATCACAAAATGGATACTTGGAATACTTAGATGAGTGCCTTATGTTCATTGgtgaaatgtaaaagtaaattgTTCATGTCCGTACTGtttgtagggaaaaaaaaactgtaccaGCTTTTGATATAGGGACATGAATGTAACCAAAAGATTACTTTCTATCACCTTGTAGCATTCAATGATCTACACATGTTCTTTAGTGAGAACAGATTCAGGCTTTACCAAATTGCATAGCTGTAGTCACTGTAAAAGTAAAGAGAAGCAGCACGTAGGTGAGGCTGGATGTTTGAATGTTGATCTTAGACTACAGATTGGCTTTTGTCATCGTCGTAGCGCTGGTACTGATCCCCGAGCAGAGGCTGGTGGCCTTCCATATTGTACGATCTGGCACGCACGGCACATGTGGTGGCAGCGAAAATGACTGCAACGATCACAAGGGCAGCAACTATTGCCATGGTGATGATTTCAGTCAGAGTGAAAGCTTGACCTAGAAAGGACAAAGTGGATGATTATTACCCACGTCAtctatgtttttaatcaaaggCAATGTTAGAAGACGgcaaaaaaatgtgtcagtaCTAGaacaaattcaaaatgtatACCTGGCCATTCAGCTTCATAAGAATAACCAAGATTTTCAGGGGCGGCCACAAACATCTCAGCGTTAGTAACTGGGGGCCAGAAAGGCACCATGTTGTAGCCCCTGTTATGACCAATAGGGGCGTTTTCTTCTGGATACACAGGTGATTCTGTCAAGAAATATTTCACGTTAGACGAAATGCTAATCATGCtaacaataaagaaataaagcaaatgCAGGTATTATATAGTAAACGACAAAAGCAAGATTTTGTTGCTAAAAGACCTGGACCGTGTCTCCTCAACCATTCATCAAATATGGCATCAGTGTAGGTGTGGAGCAGGACAAAGATGGGGTCGTTGGGTGAGAGGTGGGTCTGTCCTCCAGTCCCATTCAAGAACAGATGGGCCAGGTTGTGCAGGCTCCTTACAACGGGGTCATAGTTTCCCTGGGGGGCACTATAACCTGCCGAAACAATACGTAAAAGCTtaagaaaatgtcaaatgacACAGAATGTCATACCTTTGTAGTTTAGACCAAATAAAAAACGGTGAAACATAACCAAGACAtggccagaaacacacacttaccTTCAATTGTGTTTCTGAAGCTTTCAGAAGAGGTGGAGTAGTAGGGTGGTGTGTCAAAAGCGTTAACCTGCAGACAGTCTGCCACATCCTGAGGCTCAGGGAGACGTTGGACCATTGGCCTGTTGACGTTTCCTGCTGGGTTCCTTCTAATGGGAGAAGTCTCAGTGCCTGGACGGAGACAGGGAAGGaaattaattaacaacaacCGGATATATTTCCCTGCACTTAAAGAATAAAGAGGATCTCTGTGAGATCAGTAGAGTTTTTGTCATGGTGAGGAACAAAAGTCTTACTGTTGCAGATGGTTCCCAGTGTGTCATAGTCATTTACACTCTCACAGACGACTCTCCACTGGGAGAAGATAGAGTTGGGGCTCAGCGAGTTCATGTCAAAGCTGCTCCTGGCTCCCATCAGGTCATCTGTGCAGATGTCACATGTGTTTCCACCAATGGCAAAGTTCCAGTAGGGCAGGGCGAAGGAGGGGTCTTGGAGCATGTCCTGGTTGTTtgatataaaaaagaaagaaatgaaggcTGAGTTTGTAAATGTGAACACCACAACTAGAAACCAGAGCACTATGATTTCAACCTGCAATGCAAGCAAACAGCATTTTCTGGAATGTATTAGAGGCAGATGTGTGGAGTTATCAGCCAAAAATGTATTCCTAACCACTTAGGTAACATCAAAGTATCCATAAAGCCTTATTTAGTAATGGTGTCATAATGTGCAGAACAAATTGACTATGATTTGCTTTAAAGACAGTCTATAACAATATCTATTCACCGTGCATGAATAAATTTGCAATGAATAGAAATTGGTTTTTTAACAGTCTTTGTGAAATCAATTTTAGAGTCTATAATGTATATTATCTCAGTATGAAAACACATTGAGAATTTACTAGAAAACACTAAACTTTCTTTTTCAGAAGTACATATGTATGAGGCACCCTCGCTTTTCCacaacttaaaaaaatgtctaGTGCACATACTAATATTAGTTAGGAACCTGAGAAGAGACAGTGGACAGTTGTGAATAACTTTCTACTTGACATGTCTGAATTTTTCCTTTGAAAAACCCTAAAACTCTAACatacactttttacacattgaTGGATCCGTACTGCTGTAATTCTAATAAAACCTGccataaacaaacagcaacagggTGAGCTGTTTTCCTTAAGCCACATATTTTCCCTCACCAATTCCTGAGCAAAAATAATCCACTGTGTTCTTAAACACATCTAATTTATGTAGAACAATTAGTTGAGCCAACTCCTAGTCATCTTGGTTGATCATCCAGATCCTGACTTGCAAAACTGTGGCCATCAATGTGAGTATT
Encoded proteins:
- the LOC122973924 gene encoding leucine rich adaptor protein 1-like, whose translation is MDEDNNVLPELKDIETKLGRKVPDSLIRSLVGGKHHDRHEKAAAAPHLVNGKLRANSADLKRLESKMLFLKQEMAHLRAIDVKLMQQLMSINEGIESIRWMIEDKGGVASQEGSLTGSLYSLSDSQDGTSLRGSLNSLNDGNSDGLDGLSVGSYLDTLAEDLPDNPSPTDLDCFVDKTVIDGDAFSKTPLKLRVESDEYYCFG
- the LOC122973923 gene encoding 5,6-dihydroxyindole-2-carboxylic acid oxidase-like, whose translation is MWQCCFLVLVGAVAVSAQFPRECVTPEGLRSGQCCPSPSGLNNDPCGSSTGRGQCVSISVDARPHGPQYPHDGRDDRERWPVRFFNRTCQCNGNFSGYNCGRCRHGWTGANCDQRVSVVRRNVMQLSADEKRAFVNALDQAKRTVHPDLVIASRRYPEIFGPDGNTMQFENITIYNYFVWTHYYSVSKTFLGAGQASFGGVDFSHEGPGFVTWHRYHLLQLERDMQDMLQDPSFALPYWNFAIGGNTCDICTDDLMGARSSFDMNSLSPNSIFSQWRVVCESVNDYDTLGTICNSTETSPIRRNPAGNVNRPMVQRLPEPQDVADCLQVNAFDTPPYYSTSSESFRNTIEGYSAPQGNYDPVVRSLHNLAHLFLNGTGGQTHLSPNDPIFVLLHTYTDAIFDEWLRRHGPESPVYPEENAPIGHNRGYNMVPFWPPVTNAEMFVAAPENLGYSYEAEWPGQAFTLTEIITMAIVAALVIVAVIFAATTCAVRARSYNMEGHQPLLGDQYQRYDDDKSQSVV